The Halomonas sp. KG2 genome contains a region encoding:
- a CDS encoding potassium channel family protein yields MTIPYPEHLVVVITTFIAVVLAVLLHYESLWLISRQIEQSHKPHRQRILGMAFGVLLTHVAEIWLFGMTGWWLTELNNIGALRGYDSFNLLDYIFFSAVTYTTVGYGDIYATGPVRFLYGTLALTGFVLITWSASFTFIEMQKHWRVGR; encoded by the coding sequence TTGACCATTCCATACCCCGAACATTTGGTCGTCGTAATAACGACGTTCATCGCTGTCGTACTAGCGGTGCTGCTTCACTACGAATCACTATGGCTTATCTCACGGCAAATTGAACAATCACATAAGCCTCATCGCCAGCGTATCCTTGGTATGGCATTCGGTGTTTTATTGACGCACGTTGCCGAAATTTGGCTGTTTGGTATGACCGGATGGTGGCTAACGGAGCTCAACAATATTGGCGCCCTGCGAGGTTATGACAGCTTTAATCTATTAGACTATATATTCTTTTCTGCCGTCACCTATACCACAGTCGGTTATGGGGATATTTACGCAACGGGCCCCGTTCGATTCCTATACGGAACGCTGGCGTTAACAGGCTTTGTCCTGATCACTTGGTCGGCATCGTTCACCTTTATTGAAATGCAAAAACATTGGCGGGTGGGAAGATAA
- a CDS encoding cation:proton antiporter yields MFEVLILSFALVFGIIARQLSLPPLVGFLAAGFALNAFGPSVGLPSEAGPLLEHLAHLGVLLLLFTIGLKLNVKSLAEPVVLGSAFIHLAITCLFFTVGFVVFLSLSMDKAILLAIALSFSSTVLAAKVLEAKRELRALHGRIAIGILIIQDLVAIAVLSFYSGQSPSPWALLVFLLPLLRPLLYWLMSIAQHDELLVLLGAVLAIAIGGMGFEAVGLSSEVGALVMGLLLAKHPRAQELSKALWGIKEMLLISFFLQIGMAGLPDTNALIFAGVLALALPLKGLLFFALLIAFRIRARNAFLGGLSLTAYSEFGLIVASSILEEWLVPLAIAVALSFVISAPLNRLAHGLFDRWERSLTRFERDTRHPDEQPVNIGSATVLILGMGRTGSAAYDFFNDKGVSVAGIDSDPNKSQHKRHVYYGDIEDVGFWHQLDISKLVAVTLATPELESKLIATRELRKAGFTGQLLAGIHFQDEAAPLHEAGVDQTYLLMTGAGIGIAEKAWESLQSPS; encoded by the coding sequence ATGTTTGAAGTGCTTATTTTATCGTTTGCTCTTGTCTTCGGGATTATTGCCCGTCAGCTTAGCTTACCGCCCTTGGTGGGCTTTTTGGCCGCCGGGTTTGCACTCAACGCCTTCGGCCCTAGCGTTGGCCTGCCCAGCGAGGCAGGTCCCTTACTAGAACATCTTGCCCACTTAGGCGTTCTATTGCTGCTCTTTACCATTGGCCTAAAACTTAACGTGAAGAGCCTTGCTGAGCCCGTCGTGCTTGGAAGCGCATTTATACACCTAGCCATTACCTGCTTATTTTTTACGGTTGGCTTCGTCGTGTTTTTATCACTATCTATGGATAAGGCAATATTGCTTGCCATAGCCCTCTCATTTTCAAGCACCGTTCTTGCCGCTAAGGTACTTGAGGCTAAGCGAGAATTGCGCGCTCTCCATGGCCGAATTGCCATCGGCATTTTGATTATTCAAGACTTGGTCGCCATTGCAGTACTCAGCTTTTATAGTGGCCAGAGCCCCAGCCCGTGGGCACTACTGGTATTTTTACTACCACTACTTAGACCCCTTCTTTATTGGTTAATGAGCATTGCCCAACACGATGAGCTGTTGGTACTGCTAGGCGCTGTGCTAGCAATTGCTATCGGTGGAATGGGATTCGAAGCCGTCGGGTTAAGCTCAGAGGTAGGTGCCTTAGTCATGGGACTATTGCTTGCCAAACACCCGCGCGCTCAGGAGCTTTCAAAGGCGCTATGGGGCATAAAGGAAATGCTCCTAATCAGCTTTTTCTTACAAATAGGAATGGCTGGGCTACCCGACACCAATGCCTTGATTTTTGCCGGAGTTCTCGCCTTAGCACTGCCCTTAAAAGGGCTACTATTTTTTGCGCTGCTGATCGCATTCCGTATCCGGGCGCGTAACGCCTTTCTGGGAGGTTTAAGCCTAACTGCCTACAGTGAATTTGGCCTAATCGTTGCCTCTAGTATTTTAGAAGAGTGGCTGGTACCGCTCGCCATCGCTGTCGCATTATCTTTTGTCATTTCGGCACCTCTGAACCGCTTGGCTCATGGACTTTTCGACCGCTGGGAAAGGTCGTTAACACGCTTTGAGCGTGATACACGCCATCCAGATGAACAACCCGTTAACATCGGTAGTGCTACCGTATTAATACTTGGCATGGGACGCACAGGTAGTGCTGCCTACGACTTTTTTAACGACAAGGGGGTGTCAGTTGCGGGTATTGATTCTGATCCTAATAAATCGCAGCACAAACGCCACGTCTACTATGGTGATATAGAAGACGTGGGATTTTGGCATCAATTAGATATTTCAAAGCTGGTGGCAGTCACGTTGGCCACCCCAGAGCTTGAAAGTAAATTAATTGCCACTCGCGAGCTGCGTAAAGCAGGCTTTACTGGACAGCTGCTTGCGGGCATACACTTTCAGGATGAAGCAGCCCCATTGCATGAGGCCGGTGTCGACCAAACCTACTTATTAATGACCGGGGCTGGGATTGGCATCGCAGAAAAGGCATGGGAAAGCCTCCAATCGCCCTCTTAA
- the mntR gene encoding manganese-binding transcriptional regulator MntR produces the protein MSEYQQQHSPTAYGQDGDALPPVEQHAQQYETVRNAHETELIEDYVELIGDLLRHRGEARAADIATRMAVSQATVSKMIRRLNELGLVTSKPYRSLFLTEEGQKMAEISRTRHDVVLHFLRALGVDDSTARIDAEGMEHHVSDKTLTIMQRFTEQQRT, from the coding sequence ATGAGTGAATACCAACAGCAACACTCTCCTACCGCATACGGCCAAGATGGAGATGCGCTACCGCCCGTGGAACAGCATGCACAGCAATATGAGACGGTGCGTAATGCCCACGAAACGGAACTGATCGAAGATTATGTCGAGTTAATCGGCGACTTATTACGCCACCGCGGAGAAGCGCGCGCAGCGGACATCGCTACTCGAATGGCCGTTAGCCAAGCTACTGTATCTAAAATGATTCGCCGCCTGAATGAATTGGGCCTAGTGACAAGCAAGCCCTATCGCTCGCTCTTCTTGACCGAAGAAGGTCAAAAAATGGCCGAAATTTCCCGGACGCGTCACGATGTAGTGTTGCATTTTTTGCGCGCCCTTGGCGTTGATGACAGTACAGCGCGTATTGATGCAGAAGGCATGGAGCATCATGTTAGTGATAAAACACTCACGATCATGCAGCGCTTCACCGAGCAACAGCGAACATAA
- a CDS encoding RES family NAD+ phosphorylase translates to MVESAGISEGSLPLCKSKEVVGYRLVNSKFPPIGLFDDVASLDEFEALYALQALTNPRLRNEAGDLGLIPHNQIPFGIRGCSYATAPFTHVNPEGSRFSDGSFGVLYIADELPTAIREVRHHQEIYWKNVPSLHFERFIFRGLKCLFNEQACRDGLALQPSHAIYDADDYRAARTLGRELRKEQRTGLRYHSVRQPGATCWALMTPQFVQDIIQTTHIEMIWNGQIAQVNRLSAVPIK, encoded by the coding sequence GTGGTAGAGTCGGCGGGAATAAGCGAAGGTTCACTGCCCCTGTGTAAATCGAAAGAGGTAGTAGGGTATCGCTTAGTCAACAGTAAATTTCCTCCCATTGGGCTGTTTGACGATGTTGCGAGCCTTGATGAGTTTGAAGCGCTTTATGCCCTACAGGCGCTGACGAATCCAAGGCTGCGTAACGAGGCTGGCGATTTAGGGCTCATTCCTCACAACCAGATTCCCTTTGGGATCCGAGGATGCTCTTATGCGACAGCGCCTTTTACCCACGTTAATCCGGAAGGTTCTCGCTTTAGCGACGGCAGCTTTGGTGTGCTTTACATTGCGGATGAACTACCAACGGCCATCCGTGAAGTGAGACACCATCAGGAAATCTATTGGAAAAACGTACCATCGTTACATTTTGAACGGTTTATCTTCCGTGGGCTTAAGTGCCTATTTAATGAACAAGCCTGTCGTGATGGCTTGGCGCTTCAGCCATCCCATGCCATTTATGATGCCGACGATTATCGAGCAGCGCGCACGTTAGGCAGAGAGCTTCGGAAAGAGCAACGTACCGGTTTGCGTTACCATTCTGTTCGGCAACCAGGTGCCACTTGCTGGGCGTTAATGACGCCGCAGTTCGTCCAGGATATTATCCAGACCACTCATATTGAGATGATCTGGAACGGGCAAATAGCCCAAGTGAATCGCCTCTCAGCGGTACCCATCAAGTGA
- a CDS encoding MbcA/ParS/Xre antitoxin family protein yields the protein MQTASNVIQDKAAAAAGLKAAVRILDKWRATGEQGESILRVSHSSYARARRGDLAEIKLDSDQLARISYLLNIHAALRMLFENPDNVYGFVSMENHNPYFNGRTPLEVIGTGDFAALYETFKRIDSLRGAQW from the coding sequence ATGCAAACAGCCAGCAATGTTATTCAGGACAAGGCCGCCGCTGCGGCTGGTTTGAAAGCCGCTGTGCGTATTTTGGATAAATGGCGGGCGACAGGTGAGCAGGGCGAATCTATTCTACGCGTCTCCCACAGCAGCTATGCCCGCGCGCGGCGGGGAGATTTGGCTGAGATCAAGTTAGACAGTGATCAATTGGCACGAATCAGTTATTTGCTCAATATTCATGCGGCACTACGAATGCTGTTTGAAAACCCTGATAATGTTTACGGGTTCGTCTCCATGGAAAATCACAATCCTTACTTTAACGGGCGTACGCCGCTTGAGGTGATTGGTACTGGGGATTTCGCAGCACTTTATGAAACCTTCAAGCGTATTGATAGCTTACGAGGTGCACAGTGGTAG
- a CDS encoding IS3 family transposase (programmed frameshift), producing MKYKRSPRYSDEFKREAVQTSLSSPQTQTTLAAKLCIHPNTLSRWRKELTMDHTSSDKKIANDGPEKSVQELENEIKRLKKQLRRSQLETEILKKADGVLYQARQVKFAFIEIHRQLRWPLSITCEVLGVSRSGYYRWKGRQRCPGKMQKRHQSITSFLLERAKKMNSVPGYRKLWIEAQDEGYRCGKNQVQRLLQEAGYRSCTALKPGYRRAVSTLPVLPNLLNRRFSVGEPNKVWVSDITQIRCKEGWLYLVAVMDLGTRQIVGYAQGAVNSSQLVLNALESAWKHSQPVGKELLFHSDQGTQYRSEEVMAWLNGREVTISMSRRGNCWDNACAESFFALLKKEWTKPLGTIERSDMGDEVRYYIDEFYPKMRRHMALGGLTPSAYAANS from the exons ATGAAATATAAGCGTAGCCCCAGGTATTCCGATGAGTTTAAACGTGAAGCCGTGCAAACGTCACTCTCTTCACCGCAGACGCAGACAACGCTTGCTGCCAAACTATGTATACATCCAAATACATTAAGTCGTTGGCGCAAGGAGTTGACCATGGATCACACATCGTCTGACAAGAAAATTGCCAATGATGGCCCTGAAAAAAGCGTTCAGGAGCTTGAAAATGAAATCAAGAGATTAAAAAAGCAGCTAAGAAGATCCCAGCTGGAGACTGAAATTTTAAAAAAGGCGGACG GAGTACTTTATCAAGCACGGCAAGTAAAATTTGCTTTTATTGAGATCCATCGCCAGTTGCGGTGGCCGCTCTCAATAACTTGTGAAGTACTCGGTGTCTCTCGCTCAGGTTACTACCGATGGAAAGGTCGCCAACGGTGTCCTGGAAAAATGCAAAAGCGCCATCAAAGCATCACGTCTTTTTTGCTAGAGCGTGCCAAGAAAATGAACAGTGTGCCCGGTTATCGGAAGCTATGGATTGAAGCTCAAGATGAAGGGTACCGCTGCGGGAAGAATCAGGTTCAACGCCTCCTTCAAGAAGCAGGCTATCGTTCCTGTACCGCCTTGAAACCCGGGTATCGGCGCGCTGTGTCGACATTACCCGTTTTGCCTAACTTACTGAATCGGCGATTTTCAGTTGGCGAGCCGAACAAGGTTTGGGTCTCGGATATTACCCAGATTCGCTGTAAGGAAGGATGGCTCTATCTGGTGGCGGTCATGGACCTTGGTACCCGTCAAATCGTTGGTTATGCGCAGGGGGCAGTCAACAGTTCACAGCTGGTGTTAAACGCGCTGGAGTCAGCCTGGAAGCATTCTCAGCCGGTCGGAAAGGAATTGCTTTTTCATTCTGACCAAGGCACACAGTATCGCAGCGAAGAGGTGATGGCGTGGCTTAACGGCCGTGAGGTCACAATAAGCATGTCTCGCCGAGGAAATTGTTGGGATAATGCCTGTGCAGAAAGCTTTTTTGCCTTGCTCAAGAAGGAATGGACAAAGCCGCTAGGCACTATAGAACGAAGCGATATGGGCGATGAGGTCCGATACTATATTGATGAGTTCTATCCAAAAATGAGAAGGCACATGGCGCTAGGAGGTCTCACTCCCAGCGCCTATGCTGCGAACAGTTAA
- a CDS encoding IS30 family transposase, with amino-acid sequence MGYRQLTQTQRYQIHARYDLGVSQRQIGRELGIHSSTVSRELRRNATSGGYDPEQAQSLSDHRRRTAWKWTKRLPSLITAVADRLREEWSPEQISGFMAPLAGIGVSHQWIYSLIWDDRAQGGDLWRHLRQPKRRSKHRAQAKSAGLGKIPSRVGIEHRPAEVDARLVIGHWEGDTVIQGHKQSGLVTLVERRSGYLLAARLPRVSAELTQAAMIRLLKPRRGAVKTITLDNGSEFAGHIAVGKAVTAKTYFCDPYCSGQRGSNENTNGLIRQYFPKGTDFRQVTDAELRKVVEKLNDRPRKRLGYRTPAQVFLGEYSGALDTAGAALIA; translated from the coding sequence ATGGGATACCGACAGCTGACCCAGACCCAACGATACCAGATCCACGCCCGCTATGACTTGGGCGTGAGCCAGCGTCAAATCGGCAGAGAGCTAGGAATCCACAGCAGCACGGTCAGCCGTGAGCTGCGTCGTAACGCCACTTCTGGTGGCTACGACCCCGAGCAGGCCCAGTCCCTCAGTGATCACCGCCGCCGCACCGCCTGGAAGTGGACGAAGCGCTTGCCCAGCCTGATCACCGCCGTTGCCGACCGGCTGCGAGAGGAGTGGAGTCCGGAGCAGATCAGCGGCTTCATGGCACCGTTGGCCGGCATAGGCGTCAGTCACCAGTGGATCTACTCCTTGATCTGGGATGACAGAGCGCAAGGTGGCGATCTATGGCGGCACCTCCGCCAACCGAAGCGTCGCAGCAAGCATCGGGCTCAGGCCAAGAGCGCTGGGCTTGGCAAGATCCCCAGCCGCGTGGGCATTGAGCATCGCCCGGCAGAGGTCGATGCCAGGCTCGTCATCGGGCACTGGGAAGGCGACACCGTCATTCAGGGGCATAAGCAATCGGGGCTGGTGACGCTGGTAGAGCGCCGTAGCGGCTATCTGCTGGCGGCGAGGTTGCCCAGGGTCTCAGCGGAGCTGACGCAAGCGGCCATGATCCGGCTGTTGAAGCCTCGCCGGGGTGCTGTGAAGACCATCACCCTAGACAACGGCTCGGAGTTCGCCGGCCACATAGCCGTAGGCAAGGCGGTGACCGCAAAGACCTACTTTTGCGATCCCTACTGCTCTGGCCAGCGTGGGAGCAACGAGAATACCAATGGCTTGATACGGCAGTACTTCCCCAAGGGAACAGACTTCCGCCAGGTCACCGATGCCGAGCTGCGCAAGGTGGTCGAGAAACTAAACGACCGCCCTCGAAAGCGACTCGGTTACCGGACACCGGCACAGGTGTTTCTGGGGGAGTACTCAGGAGCCCTGGACACAGCAGGTGCTGCACTTATTGCTTGA
- the moaA gene encoding GTP 3',8-cyclase MoaA translates to MSALVDGFGRTVRYLRISVTDRCDFRCVYCMAEEMTFLPRAQLLTLEEIATLSQAFVELGVEKIRLTGGEPLVRQGVLTLVQKLAELEGLRELAMTTNGSGLVKHAAALRQGGLHRLNISLDSLKPGRFKALTRTGDLNQVIAGIRAARRAGFQSIKLNAVLLKGRNDDEIIDLVNFARDEQVDISFIEEMPLGAISEHNRGETFLSTDAVRETIENHYQLLPTTESTLGPSRYYRMADSQSRIGFISPHSHNFCAACNRVRVTAEGRLLLCLGNEHSVDLRAVMRRYPGEIQRLKAAIVGAMTKKPERHHFTTDGEVQVLRFMNVTGG, encoded by the coding sequence ATGAGTGCGCTAGTCGATGGGTTTGGCCGTACGGTGCGTTACCTGCGCATATCGGTAACGGATCGTTGTGACTTTCGCTGTGTGTATTGCATGGCCGAGGAGATGACCTTCCTGCCTCGAGCCCAATTGCTGACCCTTGAGGAAATAGCCACCCTTTCGCAGGCATTCGTCGAGCTGGGCGTGGAAAAAATCCGTCTAACTGGCGGTGAGCCGCTGGTACGCCAGGGCGTGCTAACGTTAGTGCAAAAACTCGCTGAATTGGAGGGCCTGCGCGAGCTAGCGATGACCACCAATGGTTCAGGGCTGGTCAAACATGCCGCTGCTTTGCGGCAAGGCGGGCTACATCGGCTCAATATTAGCCTTGACTCGCTCAAGCCTGGGCGCTTTAAAGCATTAACTCGAACAGGTGACTTAAACCAAGTGATCGCGGGTATCCGTGCTGCACGTCGCGCCGGTTTTCAGTCGATTAAGCTCAACGCCGTATTGCTTAAGGGGCGTAATGACGACGAAATTATCGACTTGGTGAACTTTGCCCGGGATGAACAAGTCGATATCAGCTTTATCGAGGAGATGCCGTTAGGCGCTATCAGTGAGCATAACCGTGGTGAAACCTTTCTTTCCACCGATGCGGTACGCGAGACCATCGAAAACCATTACCAACTCCTACCCACTACCGAGAGCACCCTAGGGCCATCCCGTTATTATCGCATGGCGGATAGCCAGTCGCGGATTGGCTTTATCTCTCCCCATAGCCACAATTTCTGTGCTGCTTGTAATCGTGTTCGAGTGACAGCAGAAGGGCGGCTACTCCTCTGCTTGGGCAATGAGCACTCGGTAGATTTACGCGCCGTCATGCGACGTTATCCGGGGGAGATCCAGCGCCTAAAAGCAGCCATTGTGGGGGCGATGACGAAAAAGCCTGAGCGGCACCACTTTACGACCGATGGCGAGGTTCAGGTTTTGCGATTTATGAATGTAACTGGCGGTTAG
- a CDS encoding putative zinc-binding protein — MSSHHKPRALIYACSGCSDVAQLANSVALRLDHAGEAEMSCIAGVGGGVPGLVRIARSGRPIVAIDGCQMHCASHCLANADVILTEHVKLYENGLRKRRGQFYDEQTITEVTAEVKELIARLPVNASSQGEPVE, encoded by the coding sequence ATGTCTTCACATCACAAACCCCGCGCACTGATTTATGCTTGTTCCGGCTGTTCTGATGTTGCGCAACTTGCCAATAGTGTTGCCCTGCGACTTGACCATGCAGGAGAGGCAGAAATGTCGTGCATTGCCGGTGTCGGTGGTGGTGTGCCCGGCTTGGTGCGCATTGCCCGCTCTGGGCGGCCTATCGTAGCCATTGATGGGTGCCAGATGCACTGTGCCAGCCACTGTCTCGCCAACGCGGATGTGATACTCACAGAGCACGTAAAGCTATATGAAAACGGCCTGCGCAAGCGGCGGGGTCAGTTTTATGATGAGCAAACAATCACCGAAGTGACCGCAGAGGTAAAGGAACTCATTGCTCGGCTGCCCGTTAATGCCAGTTCCCAAGGGGAGCCCGTAGAATGA
- a CDS encoding molybdopterin molybdotransferase MoeA, which translates to MNCQCADIVTPGLLGLFDARQRVIDAATPINGVENVSLEQSAGRVLAETVVAPIDMPGVDNSAMDGYALCLADYQAAPRGAGLPILQRVPAGAGVMLLPEGGCARIFTGAPVPIGADIVVPQERVTLEKRGHIHLDGSLVLGANIRRQGEETRMGTPLLAAGKFLDAASIALLASHGINIVAVKRRLRVALLSTGDELIAPGTVRSPGQVYDSNRAMLNVLLAQAQCDVVDLGVIADSPQSLHQAFEHAQTIADVVICTGGVSVGEEDHVRPVIEQRGGLHFHGVAMKPGKPFAFGYLGAEPSTCTPLLALPGNPVASLVGWQLLALPFIHAMQGRHLASLQCFPVTAGFSQRGPKGRCELLRVVLDWSQGSPLAQLAGGQGSHMLGAASQADGYLMINPEIDVAEGEAYHYYPINQFAA; encoded by the coding sequence ATGAACTGTCAATGCGCAGACATAGTCACGCCCGGGTTGTTAGGCTTATTTGATGCACGCCAACGAGTTATCGACGCAGCCACGCCGATTAATGGCGTAGAAAATGTCTCCCTTGAACAGTCGGCGGGGCGAGTGCTGGCAGAAACGGTAGTGGCACCTATCGATATGCCAGGTGTGGACAATAGCGCTATGGATGGTTACGCGCTGTGTCTGGCTGATTACCAAGCGGCACCTCGCGGTGCAGGCCTACCCATTCTCCAGCGCGTGCCAGCTGGCGCAGGTGTCATGCTGCTACCCGAAGGGGGCTGCGCGCGTATTTTTACCGGCGCGCCGGTACCCATAGGGGCGGATATTGTGGTGCCTCAAGAGCGGGTAACCCTCGAAAAGCGCGGGCATATACACCTCGATGGTAGCTTGGTGCTAGGCGCTAATATTCGCCGTCAAGGCGAGGAGACCCGCATGGGAACCCCGCTACTCGCTGCGGGTAAGTTTCTTGACGCAGCGTCGATTGCGCTTCTGGCAAGCCACGGGATCAATATCGTTGCCGTCAAGCGGCGCCTACGGGTGGCATTGCTCTCAACCGGCGATGAGCTGATTGCCCCAGGCACGGTGCGATCTCCCGGACAAGTATACGACAGCAATCGCGCCATGCTTAACGTACTGCTCGCACAAGCGCAGTGCGATGTAGTGGATCTGGGTGTCATCGCTGATTCGCCGCAGTCATTGCACCAGGCCTTTGAGCACGCACAAACCATTGCAGATGTGGTGATATGCACCGGTGGCGTTTCGGTAGGCGAGGAGGATCACGTTCGTCCGGTGATCGAGCAACGCGGTGGGCTACATTTTCATGGTGTTGCGATGAAACCCGGAAAGCCCTTCGCGTTCGGTTATCTAGGCGCGGAGCCTTCCACTTGCACACCTTTATTGGCGCTGCCGGGTAATCCCGTGGCCTCCCTGGTGGGCTGGCAACTGCTGGCGCTGCCGTTTATTCATGCTATGCAGGGTCGACACTTAGCTTCGCTACAGTGTTTTCCAGTAACAGCGGGCTTCTCTCAGCGTGGGCCCAAAGGGCGCTGCGAGCTATTACGGGTAGTGTTGGATTGGTCACAGGGGAGTCCCTTGGCGCAGTTAGCGGGCGGACAGGGCTCGCATATGCTTGGTGCGGCTAGCCAAGCTGATGGTTATTTAATGATTAACCCCGAAATCGATGTGGCAGAAGGGGAGGCGTATCACTACTACCCCATCAATCAGTTCGCCGCTTGA
- the moaB gene encoding molybdenum cofactor biosynthesis protein B produces MSHVPVDALFIPLGIAVLTVSDTRGFDQDGSGDLLAAHLIESGHNLMERRIVPDDIYQVRAVVSEWIARNEIQTILVNGGTGFTARDTTPEALVPLFDKAIEGYGELFRYYSLQTIGTSAIQSRAVAGVANQTLLFAMPGSPKACELAWEKIISLQLDSRTRPCNFVAMVLPSAPACSGRQVETTSHVSECL; encoded by the coding sequence ATGTCCCATGTTCCTGTAGATGCTCTTTTCATTCCGCTTGGCATCGCGGTGTTAACCGTTTCCGATACGCGTGGATTCGATCAAGATGGCAGTGGTGACTTACTCGCCGCGCATCTTATTGAAAGCGGCCATAACCTAATGGAGCGGCGCATCGTGCCTGATGATATCTATCAGGTTCGCGCTGTGGTGTCGGAATGGATTGCGCGTAACGAAATTCAGACGATCCTGGTGAATGGCGGTACGGGCTTCACTGCTCGCGATACCACACCTGAGGCGCTAGTTCCTCTTTTTGACAAAGCAATTGAGGGGTATGGCGAGCTGTTTCGCTACTACTCTCTGCAAACGATTGGCACGTCGGCTATTCAATCTCGGGCGGTGGCGGGGGTTGCCAACCAGACACTGTTGTTTGCGATGCCCGGTTCGCCCAAAGCATGTGAATTGGCGTGGGAAAAAATCATCTCATTGCAACTGGACTCCCGCACGCGGCCCTGCAACTTTGTAGCAATGGTGTTGCCTTCTGCTCCTGCCTGTAGCGGACGTCAAGTAGAAACAACCTCTCATGTTTCGGAGTGCTTATGA
- a CDS encoding peptidylprolyl isomerase, with translation MQMIDIEQLPGGVAAPPVRVGDTPIDEATIALEMQYHPAETAEEAQLQAARALVVRELLRQRASVLGLLSTQDVSQAQEDAAIAALLEQELEVPEPGDADCQRFFDTHRERFSEPVQLRVRHILLAAAPDDSLGRDDAYQLGEKLLEQLNQIPERFAEFAQHHSACPSKELDGDLGWLVSGQTVPELDRALQHLPPGLHERPLASRYGWHVVSIDERKEGRALPFDQVIDRVRHSLREQATRRALRHYLLMLESEIGVEGIVLDDDAGGSLMQ, from the coding sequence ATGCAGATGATTGATATCGAACAGTTACCTGGGGGCGTTGCTGCGCCTCCGGTACGTGTCGGCGACACCCCTATCGATGAAGCAACGATTGCGTTGGAAATGCAGTATCACCCCGCCGAAACGGCGGAAGAGGCCCAGCTTCAGGCCGCCCGTGCGTTGGTGGTCAGAGAGCTGCTTCGCCAGCGTGCTAGCGTCCTGGGCCTACTATCGACACAGGACGTTAGCCAGGCACAGGAAGATGCGGCGATTGCTGCCTTGCTCGAACAGGAGCTTGAGGTGCCCGAACCGGGGGACGCAGATTGCCAGCGCTTTTTTGACACCCACCGCGAGCGCTTCAGCGAACCGGTGCAGTTACGCGTTCGGCATATTCTGCTTGCGGCCGCACCCGATGACTCCCTGGGGCGCGACGACGCTTACCAGCTTGGCGAAAAGCTACTCGAACAGCTTAATCAGATACCCGAACGGTTTGCCGAATTTGCTCAACACCACTCCGCGTGCCCTTCAAAAGAGCTGGATGGTGATTTGGGTTGGCTAGTGTCGGGGCAAACCGTTCCAGAGTTGGACCGCGCTTTGCAGCACCTGCCCCCAGGCCTCCATGAGCGTCCCTTGGCGTCCCGCTATGGCTGGCACGTGGTCAGTATTGACGAACGAAAAGAAGGCCGGGCGTTACCTTTCGATCAAGTGATTGACCGGGTGCGCCATAGCCTACGGGAACAGGCAACTCGACGTGCGCTGCGTCACTATTTGCTGATGTTAGAGAGCGAAATAGGCGTCGAGGGAATTGTTCTGGATGACGATGCTGGCGGCAGCTTGATGCAATAG
- the narI gene encoding respiratory nitrate reductase subunit gamma, translating into MYDAIAHYLTHLIYGYYPYLAGTVFLLGSLLRFDHGQYTWKTGSSQMLSSKHMRLASNLFHIGIIVIFFGHLVGMLTPHWVYEPFLHAGTKQLVAIVVGGIAGAMCVVGGAMLLYRRLANPRVKASSSMMDTLILGLIVLQACLGMVTIIFSLGHMDGEMMLTLSSWAQSIVFFSGGAADYMQEVSWIYKLHIFIGLTIILLFPFTRLVHVWSAPFGYVTRRYQLVRRRS; encoded by the coding sequence ATGTATGACGCGATTGCGCATTACTTAACCCACCTGATCTACGGTTACTACCCCTATCTGGCTGGCACGGTGTTTCTGCTTGGCAGCCTGCTCCGTTTTGATCATGGTCAGTACACCTGGAAGACCGGTTCTAGCCAGATGCTCTCTTCAAAGCATATGCGCCTGGCCAGCAACTTGTTTCATATCGGTATTATCGTGATTTTCTTTGGCCATCTGGTGGGCATGCTCACACCGCACTGGGTTTATGAGCCGTTCCTGCACGCCGGTACTAAACAGCTAGTGGCTATCGTGGTGGGCGGTATTGCCGGTGCCATGTGCGTGGTGGGCGGCGCCATGTTGCTCTATCGTCGTCTGGCCAACCCGCGCGTAAAGGCGTCGTCGAGCATGATGGATACCTTGATCCTGGGCTTGATCGTCTTACAGGCGTGCCTAGGTATGGTGACCATCATCTTCTCGTTGGGCCATATGGACGGCGAGATGATGCTAACGCTCTCCAGCTGGGCGCAGTCGATTGTGTTCTTCAGCGGCGGTGCGGCGGATTACATGCAGGAAGTGTCGTGGATCTACAAACTGCATATCTTTATCGGCTTAACCATCATCCTGTTGTTCCCCTTTACCCGCTTGGTGCATGTGTGGAGCGCGCCGTTTGGCTATGTGACCCGGCGTTATCAGCTTGTCCGCCGCCGCAGCTAA